Below is a genomic region from Eupeodes corollae chromosome 1, idEupCoro1.1, whole genome shotgun sequence.
ctcagtattttgtattgaatttgttgtgaaagaagaagaaaatgtttgaaataaaattaatttttattgtaacaattttgtttgttgttgattctatgatatattttctagacaattagcttAGTTATTAGACTAAGCAAAGAGGATTGCTGtagccaagcgagcttgtagttcttgttggtacctacatgtcgtgagcccattccacccgtccccagaactttagttgaaactcttcttcgagacgagctagtgttacagCCTTATTTGCGCtgatatgctgctctatcacagGATTATGGACTTGGCAAAGACAATTCCGAGACGGCTAGGCGCGGGTGGTAATGTACTGGGAGTCTTTTGTATGTTAGTGTCGAAACGATTGTTAAACCACTCAATGATGGGATCCCATTCGTTCTTTTGGAGCTCGTATAGATCTTTGTCTTTCTGAAAATCAACGAAGTACCTACATAAggctaaagttaaaaataattaaatatgcctttccagatcctttagtacattgcagagtatatcgaaagttctgAGATTCGTtctgaaatgttgtttaaaatactCATCATCGTTTACTAACATTTTACCTTCCACAAAAAGTGCTGGTACGTACctgcataaaatattaaagctcttcttttctttcgaagttccaggatttgcaaaagaaaacgaCATTTTTTTATGATAGAGGCTTGAGgtaatgaaaaaaattttaacgaTATCTTCATATTTGTTCAACTTTCTTTTTATGTATTAagattaattctttttattttcacaaataatttgaaaagaacaaaactcacaaatgttttcaatacaaaatttgacagtcggtgtaaaacaaatttaaatgtcaaatgaaaacatgtaaatgttcggtgtgaaagattttcgggttttcgaacaCTTTTTGCCGATAACtcggtcttgggtttgatctgAAGAACTGTGGAACAAACCTAAAAACCAATTGACTCAAAGGAAtccattaatatttttctttaacctGAAACACTGATGTTATTGTCGTcagttgtcatttttgacataacCATGACAGCTGATTTTCTTTAATCCCATCAATGTCATAACACATCCtttgaaaaagttaagaaaaacctTCTTTATTATTACTTAAATTGGCTCAAATGAATACCATTTAACTACAAAAATGTGTAGTTTACTACGAAGCATTTCACGCACGAAACTATGGGCCACAACCTACGATCATCTTCTACAAAAATCACTTCCAATCGGCGGCGGCCCCCCAACAACTAATTCAATTCACACAACTCAAGTTCTCTCAGAATTTTGGGAACGTGAAAAGAAAGGTGGTTACCGCACCGAATTGCCACTGCCCTCCAAAAAACAACTCATACTCGATGGATTAAAAGAGCTCAAACAAGAAATTTCTCTATGGAAGGACGAGGTAAAGGAAAGACTAGAAAGTGATCCCATGCTAGTCTTTCGACCAGGtttgtttacataaaaaaaattacataaattccTCAATTCAAAGCATCAAATCCTCTAATCAAGGTGAAACCGATGTTGTGTTTAAGTTCCAAGACGAACAAGATATGGACAAGTGGGTAGTAACCACCGACAGTGACCATAATGAAGGACAAACTTCGGCGAAGTTTGAGATTAGCGATGCCAGTGCAGGTCTCTTTCATGGTTATGTTAGCGCGGATATAATCAAAGAtggaaaaatcaaaagaacCGGTTATGCCAATATACGATCCAAGAGAGTCAGGGtgagtaaaataataaaaacgatCTCTTCTTATGGAATTCGATAAAAAGAATTGGAATTCGTTTTAAAGAAATCCTTCAAAAGAGAATCGACCTACGACTGGACACAATACAACATGCTAGTCATGAAGGTAAGAGGCGATGGACGTTCGTATCTCATTAACTTACACTGCGAAGGATACTTTGACCTGCTCTGGAACGATGTCTACCACTATGTGCTTTACACCAGAGGTGGTCCTCACTGGCAAACAGTTCGGGtatgaattcttttttaactttcacaGGATCTATAATTTTTTAAGGTGTATTTTTGCTTGCAGATACCTTTTTCGAAATTCTTCTATGCATCGAAAGGTCGCGTCCAAGATCGACAAAGTGCAATTGTTCTCAATCGGGTAACACACTTAGGATTCTCAGTCGGTGCTCGAGCCGGACATGATGGTCCTTTCAGTCTGGAAATAAACTATGTCGGGCTGGAATTCGATCCCAGCCACACAGAAGAGTTTGCCTACGAAATGTACAAAACTGATAAATACGTTGTTGCCACATAAGTCAAATGTTCTCATAGTTTGAAgaataaaagattgtttttattgttaaacaaaaagaagcaATGAAGAAGCCATCAATGAAGCTAATCATGTCAGTCTATTAtgaaaggtttttatttaaattttcaacaaaaaataaattcacagAAAGTGTGAGGGAAAAAATAGATAACCAATGGAAACGATATTTTCAGTTGTTGTCATTTTTGATTCGTTGAAACTTATATCTAAGTCGTCTACAGAATTATTGCCCTTGCAGgtcttttctttaaaacaatgTCTGGTCCAATGGAAGGAGCACAAAGCTCATAAAGATGAtctcatattttaatttaaaataggaCTTAAAGTTGTCTTCGTGTTCTTTGTTGCACCTTTTGTGGGTTCTCCTTCCATTGGACTAGTCAAGTTTTTTAAAGCACCTTTTTGTTTTacgtattttttcttaaaattttgtaagtgtTCTTATTGAGGACGTAACTGAGGGCTGCGGCTACAGTTGTCGCACCAGTTAAATACCATAACCCATGAAGCATTGAATGATCTGCAATATAAATGAGATGTTTATTATTATGCATTTCGTTGCAAGTGGTGTGGTTTACCGAGGTAGTTCCATACGGGTGCTCCCAAGCTCAACCCGATTGCAGTAAGCTGAACAAATGTGTTGACTTTGCTGATAAATGTAGGCTCTAGTTGGGCAGTTACATGAGTGGCATCGAAGTATCGCGATAAGGTTTTCTAGAATAAGAAATCAATGGACTATTTATTTGCCCGGAAGGTTTCCTAGTGTTTTAGACTTACTGGAGGTGGAAGACTGACATAACGAATAACAAAGCCAGCACCCAATAGGAATACATCACGAAAGAGTATGGTTCCGGCCAGCCACAGAGGCAGCAGATCACAGTAGCCCATCGAAATGACCAGCGACCCGATGAGCAATTTATCTGCCATGGGATCGAGGAACGAGCCAGCTTTGCTCGCTTGATTCGGCCAATATCGAGCTATTTGTCCATCTAACTGAAGGATTTGATTAATCGATTATTTCCTTTCAACAATGAAAAAGCTTACCAAATCAGTTATCCCAGCCACAACCAATAAACCAATGGCTAAATTAAAATCCCCATCGATAATTACATATCCAATGTAAGGGGCGAGAAATGCTCGTCCCACGGTCAGGAAATTCGGAATGGTCATGATGTTTTCGCGTTCGatgacttcttccattttcTCACGCACCCTTTCTTGCACCTTTGATTTGGTTTCGCGGATATCCTTGACAAGGACATTCTTCCTCTCGATAAAGATATCACGTTTCTTTTCGATGGCATTTTGGATGAGATCTCGACTTTTGATTGTTTTCAGATGGAACGAATGTTTCTTTGAATCCGCATACAATCTCAGCGAGACAACATCCCAACGCTGATGGTCGAGAAATGAGGTCTTTATGAATCCTGTGGCAGCAGCATAACGATTAAGGCATGTTGTTCCTTCGCGTGAAGTTCGCAAAAGGTCAGGCAAATGCTTCCACATGCCAGGTCGATGCATTTGCCGGAATATTGTGGTCGGAAGCATTGTAACTAATTTGATTTAGCAATCCAGTTGTGTTTTATGGTGATTTATCTATTGATAGATGTAATTTAATTAGATTGCAGTGCATTTATGTtcaaaagaaagacaaaaataagTTCTAAAAATAGCACGCCGCTTGAGGTAACATAGCCtgacagacagacaaaaatattgaataatgtTCTCATTCTCgttagaagaaaaaatatcttataaaacTTACCATCGAATCAATCGATTTTGAAATTCTCCGATGATAGTGCTAAATAGTTAGCGCAATTCGAGGAATTGCaacttgttattgttttttagttaGTTAGAACTTTTATTAGCAAgaaattcaattggaaattaAATCGGAATCATATGGATTCGGTctttattttcatgtttttcttgtattttttttcatgagGTGTCAAATGTTATCagatttttgacgtttcttctcacatgtttttgtttttggaatgaaATAAAAGCTGGTAATGTAGTTTGATATTTTAAGTGATGCCAGAAtacattaattattttcatttgaactCATGATGTGATTTTTAACATATACATGTTAATATTTGAAACGTTTTAAAAATTGCGGAATAAtgagaaatacaaattatactagaaaaaaagcatttcttgAAGTTACTTTGAAACTAGGTATATCGGTTAAtgttaaaacaacaaaagtccTAATTATACTGTACTTAAAGACCAGTCATTGCCCTCAAGAGATCATTTATAGCAATCATTCGAAAtgtctttcatttaaaaaaattcctgattgaaatctgTGCTAGATCTtttcacccaaaaccattacgcccaaattgttagttttcattttgggcaaaagattttttaatttgggttTTGTGACATTTATGTTGGGCATTACAACGTTTTTGATTTCTATCGCTTCTTATGTGTTATCACCAAACGACGTATatcttaaatcataaaattacgtaaagctaaaaaaaagaaaagtcgtAAAAACCACAAGACCctaataaaatgttatattaCCCAAAGCAACTTTCAATTGCGTAACGCCcaaatttagaaatgtcattatgCCCAATAGATTTTGTGTGGTTCGGTTCTGAAACGTGTAAAAACAGTAAGATATGTATAGGGGGCCACTTTACTAGAGCTATATGGATTTCACTCTCAGCTCCTAATGTGAATAAAAAGCTATTTAGTAGGTAGAAAACAGGTGGTAAAAATGCCTTGTCTaaggaaattataattttgtcgGGTGTTACTCAAGGTAGTCAacttggaccacttcttttcatcatttttattaacgactttacattatgatcttcaaaagttgtataaatctggtctatatacctcagcgctggagagatgtaaaggtagttttcattcccaaggcgggcaaatgatcgcatgtcaaccctaaggacctaagacctattagcctatcatctttcattctcaaaactctggaacgattgatcgatatccatatacgtaacaacattgagaagagactatcaatgtctcatcatgcttactgcaaagggaaatcagtaaaaacagccttgcacactctggtaagaactatcgaatactcaataaatcaaaaggaatatactatggtggccttcttggatattaaGGGCGCtgtcaacaacgttgacacatctgctatcacttctgctatgacgaccttaaacgtcgaatctcaatctgtgagttgattaatctaatgctaaaaagcaggatcatcaactctagtttgggagatttttgcacaaaaaggtctgtcagtagaggcacttcgcatggtggtgttctgtcccctctcctgtggaacatagtggttaacgaactcttaatatcccttgagagtgATGGCTACACAGTGGTTGCGTATgacgatgatgttgctatcgctgtcacaggggaacatcctaatacactgagagacctcctccaaaatgcactcaatatgctcactagatgggcttataactgcggacttagtatattaatcctcaaaaaacagacctcgtccttttcacacggaaatacaagatcccagtaattgtacctccttcaataaaaggtataccactaatttttaccaatgaagccaaaaaccttggtctgatattggacaaaaaattaagttggaaatccaatatacaggaaagagttaaaaaagctacagtagcccttttcctttgcaagaaagctataggaagcaaatggggttttcaacctcgcataacctactggctttACACATCAGTCAttcgaccaatacttatgtacggggttgcactgcactggagaaagtcacatactacgacaaactcagcagagtctaacgcactgcatgtctctgcataagcggggcattgagaaccgcaccctcagcagcgttagacactcttctccttctgacacccctcgacaccttcagcaaacaagtggcagcgagtacagctataagactcaacgcctcatctcaatggaccaacaacaatgtggggcactccatcattttgaacctcaaTGTACATAGaatacactattcctaaactccaatttggaaaaaaaacttccagaggaaaaaaaacaaagaggttctctcctggctaagagaaaacgtgatatcaacttctgatatccgcatcttctctgacagtcaagctgctatcaaatcccttgacggtgtctcgaccaaatctttaacggccctcgattgtcgatcgtctcttatggagatggcgcagcaatttaacattcacctctgttgggtgccgggccacagagacatcacaggtaattgtagagccgatgaactcgctaaaaatggaaccgtcatacctatttcacctgaaagggagatgatgtataccgatagctacatgtaaacttatgccaaaagaaacagcttttgcgatagcaaattctaggtggcacagctcactaacatgcgcagccacaaaactcatatggccttcactggacctaaagcgctctaaaggcttgttatctcaaagcagacttcatattagctccctaatatgtgtccttacgggacactgtctaataggcagacacgcaatacgtgtagcctcaaatgacttctgtgggagctgtatggacgaagaagaagaggaaacaatctctcatctcctaCGCatttgccctgctctttcactcagacgcaaacttcatctgggggactactcttttgataatcccagtgaactagctaaaaaggatatcaaata
It encodes:
- the LOC129940394 gene encoding probable cardiolipin synthase (CMP-forming); translation: MLPTTIFRQMHRPGMWKHLPDLLRTSREGTTCLNRYAAATGFIKTSFLDHQRWDVVSLRLYADSKKHSFHLKTIKSRDLIQNAIEKKRDIFIERKNVLVKDIRETKSKVQERVREKMEEVIERENIMTIPNFLTVGRAFLAPYIGYVIIDGDFNLAIGLLVVAGITDLLDGQIARYWPNQASKAGSFLDPMADKLLIGSLVISMGYCDLLPLWLAGTILFRDVFLLGAGFVIRYVSLPPPKTLSRYFDATHVTAQLEPTFISKVNTFVQLTAIGLSLGAPVWNYLDHSMLHGLWYLTGATTVAAALSYVLNKNTYKILRKNT
- the LOC129940396 gene encoding complex I intermediate-associated protein 30, mitochondrial, yielding MCSLLRSISRTKLWATTYDHLLQKSLPIGGGPPTTNSIHTTQVLSEFWEREKKGGYRTELPLPSKKQLILDGLKELKQEISLWKDEVKERLESDPMLVFRPGETDVVFKFQDEQDMDKWVVTTDSDHNEGQTSAKFEISDASAGLFHGYVSADIIKDGKIKRTGYANIRSKRVRKSFKRESTYDWTQYNMLVMKVRGDGRSYLINLHCEGYFDLLWNDVYHYVLYTRGGPHWQTVRIPFSKFFYASKGRVQDRQSAIVLNRVTHLGFSVGARAGHDGPFSLEINYVGLEFDPSHTEEFAYEMYKTDKYVVAT